The window GATGACGCAGACCCGGACGCAAATCTGGCAGCTTCTGGAACAGCACCGGACAGAGACCGCCGATATCCCGCTCCTGTCGCTCTTCGAGACGCCAGACCGGTTTCAGAGCTTCTCCGCCGAAACCGACGGGCTGCTGCTGGACTATTCCAAAACCGCGCTGGACGCCACCGCGCTCTCGCTGCTGGAGCGTCTCACGGCCGAGGCCGGTCTTGCCGATCGCATCAGCCAGATGTTTCGGGGCGAGAAGATCAACACCACCGAAGACCGCGCCGTTCTGCATACTGCCCTGCGGGCACAGACTGACGCGCCGATCCTGGTCGATGGCGAGGATATCCTGCCGCCGGTGCGTCAGACCCTGCAACAGATGGAAAGCTTTGCCGAGGCGCTGCGCGATGGCAGCCTGCGCTCCAGCACCGGCGCCAAATTCACCGATGTGATCAATATCGGCATCGGCGGCTCCGACCTTGGCCCGGCGATGGCCACGCTGGCGCTGGCGCCCTACCACGACGGTCCGCGCTGCCATTTCGTCTCCAACGTCGATGGCGCCCATATCGCCGACACGCTGAAAGCTCTGGATCCGCAGACCACATTGGTGATCATCGCCTCCAAAACCTTCACCACCATCGAGACGATGACCAATGCCCGCACCGCGCAGGACTGGCTGCGGGCCGCACTGGGGGATGACACCTCTGCGCATCTGGCGGCGGTTTCCACCGCGCTGGACAAAACCGGTGCCTTTGGCATTGCCCCCGAACGGGTCTTTGGCTTTGCCGATTGGGTGGGCGGGCGTTATTCGCTCTGGGGGCCGGTTGGCCTGCCGATCATGATCGCCATCGGGGCCACGAATTTCCGCGAGTTCCTGTCGGGCGGGGCGGCGATGGACCGCCATTTCCGCACCGCACCGTTTCGCGAAAACCTGCCGGTGATGCTGGCCGCCACAGGGATCTGGCACCACAATATCTGCGGTTACAGCAGCCGCGCCATTCTGCCCTACGACCAGCGCCTGTCCCGCTTCCCGGCCTATCTCCAGCAGCTGGATATGGAGAGCAACGGCAAGAGCGTCGCACTGGATGGCAGCCCGCTGCCACGCAACTCCGGTCCCATCGTCTGGGGCGAACCCGGCACCAATGGCCAGCACGCCTTCTACCAGCTGCTGCATCAGGGCACCCGCGTGGTGCCTGCCGAATTCCTGATCGCCGCCGAAGCGCATGAGGGCGATCTGACCGATCACCACCAGCTGCTGGTCTCCAACTGCCTCGCCCAGTCCAAAGCCCTGATGCTGGGCCGCTCCCGCGAGGAGGCCCGCACCATCGCTGCCAAACGCGGCTTTACCGGCGACGCGCTGGAGCAGATGGCAGGTCATCTCGCCTTTGCAGGCAACCGCCCCTCGGTGA of the Phaeobacter sp. A36a-5a genome contains:
- the pgi gene encoding glucose-6-phosphate isomerase, translated to MTQTRTQIWQLLEQHRTETADIPLLSLFETPDRFQSFSAETDGLLLDYSKTALDATALSLLERLTAEAGLADRISQMFRGEKINTTEDRAVLHTALRAQTDAPILVDGEDILPPVRQTLQQMESFAEALRDGSLRSSTGAKFTDVINIGIGGSDLGPAMATLALAPYHDGPRCHFVSNVDGAHIADTLKALDPQTTLVIIASKTFTTIETMTNARTAQDWLRAALGDDTSAHLAAVSTALDKTGAFGIAPERVFGFADWVGGRYSLWGPVGLPIMIAIGATNFREFLSGGAAMDRHFRTAPFRENLPVMLAATGIWHHNICGYSSRAILPYDQRLSRFPAYLQQLDMESNGKSVALDGSPLPRNSGPIVWGEPGTNGQHAFYQLLHQGTRVVPAEFLIAAEAHEGDLTDHHQLLVSNCLAQSKALMLGRSREEARTIAAKRGFTGDALEQMAGHLAFAGNRPSVTLAYPKLTPFVLGQLIALYEHRVFVEGVVWGLNSFDQWGVELGKELAVSLLPLVDGSAPAEAYEAKDGSTRGLLSKLTQPQP